One window of Populus nigra chromosome 5, ddPopNigr1.1, whole genome shotgun sequence genomic DNA carries:
- the LOC133694683 gene encoding uncharacterized protein LOC133694683 isoform X2 codes for MYAGIIKCRNPRWGSFFHPSKHFIRPNCQDRSMSCCCSIVARAPFLHAGFIKRKLLYSLSSKSIAFRNSDGGLLRRSNTCWTDIQFRACSSGSDGRNTSEDKHAPVKDGASSDNEKTRQETVSEDAKHCDAHARLGEQDQKEWLHNEKLAIEAKKKESPSLTRREKFKNEFLRRIVPWEKLHVSWDNFPYYINEHTKNTLVECVASHLKHKKCTTSYGARLTSSSGRILLQSVPGTELYRERTVKALAQDLQVPLLVLDSGVLAHYDFGDDECVSDDSAEAVEDGISESEVEDENDTVNEEEWTSSVEAKSDFSDDDAVDVEATAEAALKKLLPFSLQEFEKRVSGECDSSSEPSKNEAEDTSETLKKPLNKGDRVKYVGPSIRIEADDMLLSSGQRGEVYEMNGDQVAVILDIGNDNKSNEGEKDEKLQEQPAKAPVCWIDAKDIEHDPDTETEDCYIAMEVLCEVLCSMQPIIVYFADSSQWLSRAVPKSNHKDFVSKVQEMFDQLPGPVVLICGQNKAETGSKEKERFPLSLTHLTEGLKGAKRSNENDIYKLFTNILCLNPPKEEDHLRTFNKQVEEDRKIVISRSNLNELHKVLEENEMSCMDLLHVNTDGLILTKRKAEKVIGWAKNHYLSSCLLPCIKGDRLSLPRKSLEIAIVRLKEQETIPEKPSQNLKNVAMDEYESNFVSAVVAPGEIGVKFNDVGALEDVKKALNELVILPMRRPELFSRGNLLRPCKGILLFGPPGTGKTLLAKALATEAEANFISITGSTLTSKWFGDAEKLTKALFSFASKLAPVIIFVDEVDSLLGARGGSFEHEATRRMRNEFMAAWDGMRSKDSQRILILGATNRPFDLDDAVIRRLPRRILVDLPDAENRMKILRIILSRENLEPDFQFDKLANATEGYSGSDLKNLCIAAAYRPVEELLEEEKGGKNGAALALRTLNLNDFIQSKAKVGPSVSFDAASMNELRKWNEQYGEGGSRKQSPFGF; via the exons ATGTATGCAGGAATAATTAAGTGTAGAAATCCGAGATGGGGTTCTTTCTTTCATCCATCAAAGCATTTCATTAGGCCAAACTGCCAGGACCGGTCTATGAGCTGTTGCTGTTCAATAGTAGCGAGGGCCCCTTTTTTGCATGCTGGTTTCATTAAAAGAAAGCTATTATATTCACTTTCATCAAAGAGCATTGCCTTCAGAAATAGTGATGGTGGTTTGCTTAGAAGGTCTAATACGTGTTGGACGGATATTCAATTCCGTGCATGTAGTTCAGGATCGGATGGGAGGAATACGAGTGAGGATAAACATGCCCCGGTGAAAGATGGAGCTAGCTCTGATAATGAGAAAACCCGGCAAGAAACAGTTAGTGAAGATGCAAAGCACTGTGATGCACATGCTCGACTAGGGGAACAAGATCAAAAGGAGTGGCTTCATAATGAGAAGCTTGCtatagaagctaaaaagaagGAATCTCCATCTTTGACTAGAAGagaaaagtttaaaaatgaATTCTTGAGGAGAATTGTTCCATGGGAGAAGCTGCATGTTTCCTGGGATAATTTTCCGTACTACATCAA TGAGCACACCAAAAATACTCTGGTGGAATGCGTTGCTTCccatttgaaacataaaaaatgcaCCACTTCCTATGGGGCTCGTCTGACATCTTCGAGTGGGAGAATTCTGCTCCAGAGTGTTCCAG GAACCGAGCTTTATCGGGAAAGAACTGTTAAAGCACTGGCACAGGATTTACAGGTTCCCCTGCTGGTGCTTGATAGCGGCGTTCTTGCACATTAT GATTTTGGAGATGATGAGTGTGTATCAGATGATAGTGCAGAAGCTGTGGAGGATGGTATTTCAGAGTCAGAAGTTGAGGACGAAAATGACACAGTCAATGAAGAGGAATGGACAAGCAGTGTTGAGGCTAAATCAGATTTTAGTGATGATGATGCAGTTGATGTAGAGGCAACTGCTGAGGCAGCCCTGAAGAAGCTTCTTCCCTTCAGCCTACAAGAATTTGAGAAG AGAGTCTCTGGAGAATGTGACAGTTCATCTGAGCCCTCAAAGAATGAGGCTGAAGACACTTCTGAGACCCTCAAAAAGCCACTTAATAAAG GGGATCGGGTGAAGTACGTGGGGCCGTCCATACGCATTGAGGCTGATGATAT GCTGTTATCAAGTGGTCAACGTGGGGAAGTATATGAGATGAATGGAGATCAAGTCGCTGTTATTTTGGATATTGGTAATGATAACAAATCAAATGAAGGAGAGAAGGATGAGAAACTCCAAGAGCAGCCTGCAAAAGCACCAGTTTGTTGGATAGATG CTAAGGATATTGAGCATGATCCTGACACTGAGACAGAAGACTGCTATATTGCGATGGAGGTTCTGTGTGAG GTTTTGTGTTCCATGCAACCCATTATTGTCTATTTTGCAGATTCTTCACAGTGGTTGTCTAGGGCGGTTCCCAAGTCAAACCACAAGGATTTTGTAAGCAAGGTGCAGGAAATGTTTGACCAATTACCAGGAcctgttgttttgatttgtggGCAGAACAAAGCTGAAACAGGGtcaaaggagaaagaaagattt CCTCTCTCCTTGACGCATCTCACTGAGGGACTCAAAGGGGCAAAGAGATCCAATGAAAATGACATATACAAGCTCTTCACCAATATTTTGTGCCTCAATCCCCCAAAG GAGGAAGATCATCTTAGAACATTCAATAAACAGGTTGAAGAGGACAGGAAAATTGTCATATCGAGGAGTAATTTAAATGAACTGCACAAG GTTCTCGAAGAAAATGAGATGTCATGCATGGACCTATTGCACGTAAACACTGATGGTCTGATTCTAACAAAGCGGA AGGCTGAAAAGGTTATTGGCTGGGCGAAGAATCATTACTTATCATCTTGCCTGCTCCCATGCATAAAGGGGGACCGATTGTCTTTGCCTCGTAAAAG CCTTGAGATAGCAATCGTGAGGTTGAAGGAGCAAGAAACCATACCTGAAAAGCCATCACAGAATCTGAAG AACGTGGCCATGGATGAGTATGAAAGCAACTTTGTTTCAGCTGTGGTAGCTCCGGGTGAAATTGGTGTCAAATTCAATGATGTAGGTGCTCTTGAAGATGTGAAGAAGGCTTTGAATGAACTCGTCATTCTTCCTATGAGGAGACCAGAACTTTTCTCTCGTGGAAATTTGTTGCGG CCTTGCAAAGGAATTTTGCTCTTTGGACCTCCTGGAACTGGGAAAACCCTTCTTGCCAAAGCACTTGCTACAGAGGCAGAGGCAAACTTTATCAGTATTACTGGTTCAACTCTTACTTCAAAG TGGTTCGGAGATGCTGAAAAGCTCACCAAGGCTCTCTTCTCCTTTGCTAGCAAGCTGGCTCCTgtcattatatttgttgatgag GTTGACAGTTTGCTTGGTGCTCGTGGTGGTTCTTTCGAGCATGAAGCTACTAGAAGAATGAGAAATGAGTTCATGGCAGCATGGGATGGAATGAGATCAAAAGATAGCCAGAGAATCCTTATCCTTGGTGCCACAAATCGACCATTTGATCTTGACGACGCTGTAATCCGCCGGTTACCTAGAAG AATACTCGTGGACCTGCCAGATGCTGAAAATCGTATGAAGATTCTCAGAATAATTCTGAGTCGAGAAAATTTAGAACCTGATTTCCAGTTTGACAAACTTGCAAATGCAACCGAGGGATACTCTGGAAGTGATTTGAAG aacCTATGTATTGCTGCAGCATATAGACCAGTCGAAGAActtttagaagaagaaaag GGCGGCAAGAATGGTGCAGCTCTTGCATTAAGAACACTTAATTTGAATGATTTCATTCAGTCAAAAGCAAAG gtGGGGCCTTCAGTTTCCTTCGATGCAGCTAGTATGAACGAGCTGAGGAAATGGAACGAACAATATGGAGAAGGTGGAAGCAGAAAACAATCACCTTTTGGTTTCTGA
- the LOC133694683 gene encoding uncharacterized protein LOC133694683 isoform X1: MYAGIIKCRNPRWGSFFHPSKHFIRPNCQDRSMSCCCSIVARAPFLHAGFIKRKLLYSLSSKSIAFRNSDGGLLRRSNTCWTDIQFRACSSGSDGRNTSEDKHAPVKDGASSDNEKTRQETVSEDAKHCDAHARLGEQDQKEWLHNEKLAIEAKKKESPSLTRREKFKNEFLRRIVPWEKLHVSWDNFPYYINEHTKNTLVECVASHLKHKKCTTSYGARLTSSSGRILLQSVPGTELYRERTVKALAQDLQVPLLVLDSGVLAHYDFGDDECVSDDSAEAVEDGISESEVEDENDTVNEEEWTSSVEAKSDFSDDDAVDVEATAEAALKKLLPFSLQEFEKRVSGECDSSSEPSKNEAEDTSETLKKPLNKGDRVKYVGPSIRIEADDMLLSSGQRGEVYEMNGDQVAVILDIGNDNKSNEGEKDEKLQEQPAKAPVCWIDAKDIEHDPDTETEDCYIAMEVLCEVLCSMQPIIVYFADSSQWLSRAVPKSNHKDFVSKVQEMFDQLPGPVVLICGQNKAETGSKEKERFTMVLPNLGHLAKLPLSLTHLTEGLKGAKRSNENDIYKLFTNILCLNPPKEEDHLRTFNKQVEEDRKIVISRSNLNELHKVLEENEMSCMDLLHVNTDGLILTKRKAEKVIGWAKNHYLSSCLLPCIKGDRLSLPRKSLEIAIVRLKEQETIPEKPSQNLKNVAMDEYESNFVSAVVAPGEIGVKFNDVGALEDVKKALNELVILPMRRPELFSRGNLLRPCKGILLFGPPGTGKTLLAKALATEAEANFISITGSTLTSKWFGDAEKLTKALFSFASKLAPVIIFVDEVDSLLGARGGSFEHEATRRMRNEFMAAWDGMRSKDSQRILILGATNRPFDLDDAVIRRLPRRILVDLPDAENRMKILRIILSRENLEPDFQFDKLANATEGYSGSDLKNLCIAAAYRPVEELLEEEKGGKNGAALALRTLNLNDFIQSKAKVGPSVSFDAASMNELRKWNEQYGEGGSRKQSPFGF; encoded by the exons ATGTATGCAGGAATAATTAAGTGTAGAAATCCGAGATGGGGTTCTTTCTTTCATCCATCAAAGCATTTCATTAGGCCAAACTGCCAGGACCGGTCTATGAGCTGTTGCTGTTCAATAGTAGCGAGGGCCCCTTTTTTGCATGCTGGTTTCATTAAAAGAAAGCTATTATATTCACTTTCATCAAAGAGCATTGCCTTCAGAAATAGTGATGGTGGTTTGCTTAGAAGGTCTAATACGTGTTGGACGGATATTCAATTCCGTGCATGTAGTTCAGGATCGGATGGGAGGAATACGAGTGAGGATAAACATGCCCCGGTGAAAGATGGAGCTAGCTCTGATAATGAGAAAACCCGGCAAGAAACAGTTAGTGAAGATGCAAAGCACTGTGATGCACATGCTCGACTAGGGGAACAAGATCAAAAGGAGTGGCTTCATAATGAGAAGCTTGCtatagaagctaaaaagaagGAATCTCCATCTTTGACTAGAAGagaaaagtttaaaaatgaATTCTTGAGGAGAATTGTTCCATGGGAGAAGCTGCATGTTTCCTGGGATAATTTTCCGTACTACATCAA TGAGCACACCAAAAATACTCTGGTGGAATGCGTTGCTTCccatttgaaacataaaaaatgcaCCACTTCCTATGGGGCTCGTCTGACATCTTCGAGTGGGAGAATTCTGCTCCAGAGTGTTCCAG GAACCGAGCTTTATCGGGAAAGAACTGTTAAAGCACTGGCACAGGATTTACAGGTTCCCCTGCTGGTGCTTGATAGCGGCGTTCTTGCACATTAT GATTTTGGAGATGATGAGTGTGTATCAGATGATAGTGCAGAAGCTGTGGAGGATGGTATTTCAGAGTCAGAAGTTGAGGACGAAAATGACACAGTCAATGAAGAGGAATGGACAAGCAGTGTTGAGGCTAAATCAGATTTTAGTGATGATGATGCAGTTGATGTAGAGGCAACTGCTGAGGCAGCCCTGAAGAAGCTTCTTCCCTTCAGCCTACAAGAATTTGAGAAG AGAGTCTCTGGAGAATGTGACAGTTCATCTGAGCCCTCAAAGAATGAGGCTGAAGACACTTCTGAGACCCTCAAAAAGCCACTTAATAAAG GGGATCGGGTGAAGTACGTGGGGCCGTCCATACGCATTGAGGCTGATGATAT GCTGTTATCAAGTGGTCAACGTGGGGAAGTATATGAGATGAATGGAGATCAAGTCGCTGTTATTTTGGATATTGGTAATGATAACAAATCAAATGAAGGAGAGAAGGATGAGAAACTCCAAGAGCAGCCTGCAAAAGCACCAGTTTGTTGGATAGATG CTAAGGATATTGAGCATGATCCTGACACTGAGACAGAAGACTGCTATATTGCGATGGAGGTTCTGTGTGAG GTTTTGTGTTCCATGCAACCCATTATTGTCTATTTTGCAGATTCTTCACAGTGGTTGTCTAGGGCGGTTCCCAAGTCAAACCACAAGGATTTTGTAAGCAAGGTGCAGGAAATGTTTGACCAATTACCAGGAcctgttgttttgatttgtggGCAGAACAAAGCTGAAACAGGGtcaaaggagaaagaaagattt ACAATGGTTCTCCCAAATTTGGGTCATCTGGCAAAGCTG CCTCTCTCCTTGACGCATCTCACTGAGGGACTCAAAGGGGCAAAGAGATCCAATGAAAATGACATATACAAGCTCTTCACCAATATTTTGTGCCTCAATCCCCCAAAG GAGGAAGATCATCTTAGAACATTCAATAAACAGGTTGAAGAGGACAGGAAAATTGTCATATCGAGGAGTAATTTAAATGAACTGCACAAG GTTCTCGAAGAAAATGAGATGTCATGCATGGACCTATTGCACGTAAACACTGATGGTCTGATTCTAACAAAGCGGA AGGCTGAAAAGGTTATTGGCTGGGCGAAGAATCATTACTTATCATCTTGCCTGCTCCCATGCATAAAGGGGGACCGATTGTCTTTGCCTCGTAAAAG CCTTGAGATAGCAATCGTGAGGTTGAAGGAGCAAGAAACCATACCTGAAAAGCCATCACAGAATCTGAAG AACGTGGCCATGGATGAGTATGAAAGCAACTTTGTTTCAGCTGTGGTAGCTCCGGGTGAAATTGGTGTCAAATTCAATGATGTAGGTGCTCTTGAAGATGTGAAGAAGGCTTTGAATGAACTCGTCATTCTTCCTATGAGGAGACCAGAACTTTTCTCTCGTGGAAATTTGTTGCGG CCTTGCAAAGGAATTTTGCTCTTTGGACCTCCTGGAACTGGGAAAACCCTTCTTGCCAAAGCACTTGCTACAGAGGCAGAGGCAAACTTTATCAGTATTACTGGTTCAACTCTTACTTCAAAG TGGTTCGGAGATGCTGAAAAGCTCACCAAGGCTCTCTTCTCCTTTGCTAGCAAGCTGGCTCCTgtcattatatttgttgatgag GTTGACAGTTTGCTTGGTGCTCGTGGTGGTTCTTTCGAGCATGAAGCTACTAGAAGAATGAGAAATGAGTTCATGGCAGCATGGGATGGAATGAGATCAAAAGATAGCCAGAGAATCCTTATCCTTGGTGCCACAAATCGACCATTTGATCTTGACGACGCTGTAATCCGCCGGTTACCTAGAAG AATACTCGTGGACCTGCCAGATGCTGAAAATCGTATGAAGATTCTCAGAATAATTCTGAGTCGAGAAAATTTAGAACCTGATTTCCAGTTTGACAAACTTGCAAATGCAACCGAGGGATACTCTGGAAGTGATTTGAAG aacCTATGTATTGCTGCAGCATATAGACCAGTCGAAGAActtttagaagaagaaaag GGCGGCAAGAATGGTGCAGCTCTTGCATTAAGAACACTTAATTTGAATGATTTCATTCAGTCAAAAGCAAAG gtGGGGCCTTCAGTTTCCTTCGATGCAGCTAGTATGAACGAGCTGAGGAAATGGAACGAACAATATGGAGAAGGTGGAAGCAGAAAACAATCACCTTTTGGTTTCTGA
- the LOC133695395 gene encoding glutamine synthetase cytosolic isozyme 1-1-like, giving the protein MSLLNDLININLSDTTEKIIAEYLWIGGSGMDLRSKARTLPGPVTDPAELPKWNFDGSSTGQAPGDDSEVILYPQSIFKDPFRKGNNILVMCDAYTPAGEPIPTNKRFNAAQIFSDPVVAAEEPWYGIEQEYTLLQKDINWPLGWPVGGFPGPQGPYYCSVGADKSFGRDIVDAHYKACLYAGINISGINGEVMPGQWEFQVGPSVGISAGDEVWVARYILERIAEIAGVVVSFDPKPIPGDWNGAGAHTNYSTKSMRNEGGIAVIKKAIEKLGLRHKEHIAAYGEGNERRLTGRHETADINTFSWGVANRGASIRVGRDTEKEGKGYFEDRRPASNMDPYVVTSMIAETTIIWRP; this is encoded by the exons ATGTCTCTCCTTAACGATCTCATCAACATCAATCTCTCTGATACTACTGAAAAGATCATAGCTGAATACCTATG GATTGGCGGGTCGGGAATGGACTTGAGAAGCAAAGCAAGG ACTTTACCAGGGCCGGTGACTGACCCTGCCGAACTTCCGAAGTGGAACTTTGATGGTTCTAGCACAGGCCAAGCACCTGGTGATGACAGTGAGGTTATTTTATA CCCGCAATCGATATTCAAGGATCCTTTTAGAAAAGGAAACAACATCTTG GTGATGTGCGATGCATACACACCAGCTGGGGAGCCAATTCCAACAAACAAGAGGTTCAATGCTGCCCAGATCTTTAGCGACCCTGTTGTTGCCGCCGAGGAGCCATG GTATGGAATCGAACAGGAATACACTCTTCTCCAGAAGGACATCAACTGGCCCCTTGGATGGCCCGTCGGTGGCTTCCCTGGTCCTCAG GGTCCATACTACTGTTCTGTAGGGGCTGACAAATCCTTCGGCCGTGACATTGTTGATGCCCACTACAAGGCATGCTTGTATGCTGGTATTAACATTAGTGGTATCAATGGTGAAGTTATGCCTGGTCAA TGGGAATTCCAAGTTGGTCCTTCCGTTGGAATCTCTGCTGGTGATGAAGTGTGGGTTGCCAGATACATCCTCGAG AGAATCGCTGAAATTGCTGGCGTTGTGgtttcttttgacccaaaaccaATCCCG GGTGACTGGAATGGAGCTGGAGCTCACACTAACTACAG caCCAAGTCAATGAGAAATGAGGGTGGAATTGCTGTGATCAAGAAAGCCATCGAGAAACTAGGCCTCCGACACAAGGAGCACATAGCTGCCTATGGTGAGGGCAATGAGAGAAGGTTGACAGGTCGCCATGAGACTGCTGATATCAACACTTTCTCCTGG GGCGTGGCGAATAGGGGAGCATCCATCCGCGTTGGTCGCGATACtgagaaagaaggaaaag GTTACTTTGAAGACAGAAGGCCAGCATCCAACATGGATCCCTATGTGGTCACTTCAATGATCGCCGAAACCACCATTATCTGGAGGCCATAG